A part of Myxococcus landrumus genomic DNA contains:
- a CDS encoding M48 family metallopeptidase, translating into MSSSGVGRRALLTVVLWVGFWLMGFVVVAALLWLPFTEMFVTGGLGLSGIIAGAGAVTVLWALRPRGWFAPREQSDVAPLTREGFPALFALLDEVAVRAKAKAPKKVYLFGEASAYITMESKWFGLRRSPVVGIGLPLFAFLEREELASVLAHEYGHHQGGDLALGPWVYRTRRSIALAVDALEDSAFFLDVPFQLYGRFFLRTSSAVSRSQELKADALAASVCGVDAASAALRKVYALAPYWQAYLEHDLLPLFHEQVGVPMLEGFRRFLAEPRRRAEMEQGIEEALMRPASPWDSHPLLEERLRSMGSSGNAAATVLELLPLSGCVELLGGEREAESAWVERSIRGSLVSFQWEEVAEKVISPGMQKDWAGSNLDPKRMPLDALPGLLKEGEALWNRVRPQGIDVLSPEGKRQQVRRMLVGWLGTALVHRGFMLEVRPGASLRLVLGDICVEPASILRRLASGELSEAEYLAACEVLEDAAAAQRAG; encoded by the coding sequence GTGAGTTCTTCGGGAGTCGGTCGTCGCGCGCTGCTCACGGTGGTCCTGTGGGTGGGGTTCTGGCTGATGGGGTTTGTGGTCGTCGCGGCCCTGCTCTGGCTGCCCTTCACCGAGATGTTCGTGACGGGCGGGCTGGGGCTGTCGGGCATCATCGCGGGAGCGGGGGCCGTGACGGTGCTCTGGGCGCTGCGCCCGCGCGGGTGGTTCGCGCCGCGAGAGCAGAGCGACGTGGCGCCCCTGACGCGAGAGGGGTTCCCCGCGCTCTTCGCCCTGTTGGACGAGGTCGCCGTGAGGGCGAAGGCGAAAGCGCCCAAGAAGGTGTACCTCTTCGGCGAGGCCTCCGCCTACATCACGATGGAGAGCAAGTGGTTCGGCCTGCGCCGCTCGCCCGTGGTGGGCATCGGCCTGCCGCTCTTCGCCTTCCTCGAGCGCGAGGAGCTCGCCTCGGTGCTCGCGCACGAGTACGGCCACCATCAGGGAGGAGACCTCGCGCTGGGCCCCTGGGTCTACCGCACGCGTCGGTCCATCGCCCTGGCGGTGGACGCGCTGGAGGACTCTGCCTTCTTCCTCGACGTCCCGTTCCAGCTCTACGGCCGCTTCTTCCTGCGCACGTCCAGCGCCGTCTCCCGGAGCCAGGAGCTGAAGGCGGACGCGCTCGCCGCGTCCGTGTGTGGAGTCGATGCGGCGTCCGCGGCGCTGCGGAAAGTCTACGCGCTGGCGCCCTACTGGCAGGCCTACCTGGAGCACGACCTGCTGCCCCTCTTCCATGAGCAGGTGGGGGTGCCCATGTTGGAAGGCTTCCGGCGCTTCCTCGCGGAGCCTCGGCGGCGCGCGGAGATGGAGCAGGGCATCGAGGAGGCGCTGATGCGTCCCGCCTCTCCTTGGGACTCCCATCCCCTGCTCGAGGAGCGGCTGCGCTCGATGGGCTCCTCTGGAAACGCCGCCGCCACCGTCCTGGAGCTCCTCCCGTTGTCGGGGTGTGTGGAGCTTCTCGGCGGAGAGCGCGAGGCGGAGTCCGCGTGGGTGGAGCGTTCCATCCGGGGCAGCCTCGTGTCCTTCCAATGGGAGGAGGTGGCCGAGAAGGTCATCTCCCCTGGGATGCAGAAGGACTGGGCGGGGTCCAACCTGGACCCCAAGCGCATGCCGCTCGATGCGCTGCCGGGCCTGCTGAAGGAGGGCGAGGCGCTGTGGAACCGGGTGCGCCCGCAGGGCATCGACGTGCTGTCACCCGAAGGCAAGCGTCAGCAGGTCCGGCGGATGTTGGTGGGGTGGTTGGGGACGGCGCTGGTGCACCGAGGCTTCATGCTGGAGGTGCGGCCCGGGGCGAGCCTGCGTCTGGTGTTGGGGGACATCTGCGTGGAGCCGGCGTCCATCCTGCGCAGGCTCGCGTCCGGTGAGCTGTCCGAGGCGGAGTACCTGGCCGCCTGCGAGGTGCTGGAAGACGCGGCGGCGGCTCAGAGGGCCGGGTAG